A window of the Oncorhynchus masou masou isolate Uvic2021 chromosome 13, UVic_Omas_1.1, whole genome shotgun sequence genome harbors these coding sequences:
- the cckb gene encoding cholecystokinin — protein sequence MTAGLCVCVLLVVLSTSCLGRPQSSPPLQEGDPAMPPSSEARLEAYAHFLSKPRLRQTRSAPLDNTVPYTAEEDGDSRANLSELLARLISSRKGSLRKNSTVNSRASGLSANHRIKDRDYNGWMDFGRRSAEEYEYSL from the exons atgACGgcggggttgtgtgtgtgtgttctgttggtggTCCTGTCCACTAGCTGTTTGGGACGACCCCagtcctctccccccctccaagAGGGCGACCCTGCCATGCCCCCTTCCTCTGAAG CACGTCTTGAAGCCTACGCCCACTTCCTCTCCAAGCCACGCCTCAGACAGACACGCTCCGCCCCTTTGGACAATACCGTCCCATATACGGCAGAAGAAGACGGAGACTCCAGAGCCAACCTCAGTGAATTGTTGGCTAGACTCATCTCCTCACGgaagg gttCTCTCCGTAAGAACTCAACAGTGAACAGCAGAGCTAGCGGTCTCAGTGCTAACCACCGGATAAAAGACCGAGACTACAATGGGTGGATGGACTTCGGCCGCCGCAGTGCAGAAGAGTACGAGTACTCCTTGTAA